From a region of the Cyprinus carpio isolate SPL01 chromosome B21, ASM1834038v1, whole genome shotgun sequence genome:
- the myorg gene encoding myogenesis-regulating glycosidase translates to MYQVVPGGAGGTITDGVPIKKMDKDSRPLVGAGVFGAILVIAAVTAWCYYIASLRKADLLKTELLDLNKDGFLIRNQAGGIVLKMGFRSGTLDLDSCSKEGVILRCSRSFAGKVNFFIMTVKPKETVMCYRVRWEELESERPVEHAMSYNESHWYGGAETAVQHWPIAISGQQAPKPFVTSDVYSNRHDFGGILERYWLSSNATAIKINDSVPFHLGWNDTEKTMYFQARYQDSPYKPAPGRPPYAELSYRVCVGPDVTSIHKVMVRRYFPKPNKVPAKEMFRHPIWSTWALHKTDINQEKLLTYAENIRKYGFNCSHLELDDRYTRQYGEFEFDTQKFPNASAMFQKLKADGFLVSLWTHPFVNYDSANFGPCVQKGLFVMEPTGQLPALVKWWNGIGGILDFTNPEARNWFTSHLRSLRHTYGISSFKLDAGETSYLPWQFRTRVHLPDPSTFTRRYTEMAIPFNERAELRSGYSSQNISCFFRLIDRDSVWGYELGLKSLIPTVLTISILGYQFILPDMIGGNAYANRTDGNGKLPDRELYIRWLELSAFMPSMQFSIPPWEYDDEVVAIAQRFTELHETLVAPRVIELAGEVLDTGDPIIRPLWWIATSDETAYRVDSQFLIGDDLMVAPVLEPGKQERDIYLPAGRWKSYKGERFDNKEPIHLTDYPVDLDEIAYFEWVQ, encoded by the exons ATGTACCAAGTAGTCccaggaggagcaggaggaacaATTACTGATGGCGTGCCCATCAAGAAGATGGACAAGGACAGTCGCCCTCTGGTGGGGGCTGGAGTTTTTGGTGCGATTCTGGTGATTGCAGCAGTGACTGCATGGTGCTACTATATTGCCTCCCTTCGTAAAGCTGACCTGCTGAAGACAGAATTGCTTGATCTGAATAAGGATGGCTTTCTCATCCGTAACCAGGCTGGGGGGATTGTCCTGAAGATGGGTTTCAG ATCTGGCACGCTTGATCTCGACTCCTGCTCGAAGGAGGGAGTGATCCTTCGTTGCTCGCGTTCGTTTGCTGGCAAGGTGAACTTCTTCATTATGACGGTGAAACCAAAGGAGACGGTGATGTGTTACCGTGTGCGTTGGGAAGAGTTGGAGTCAGAACGACCTGTGGAACATGCCATGTCCTACAATGAATCGCACTGGTATGGTGGTGCTGAGACTGCTGTTCAGCATTGGCCTATTGCCATCTCAGGCCAGCAGGCACCCAAACCTTTTGTCACTAGTGATGTGTACTCCAATCGCCATGACTTCGGTGGCATCCTGGAGCGATACTGGCTTTCGTCCAATGCAACTGCCATTAAGATCAATGACTCTGTGCCCTTCCACCTGGGCTGGAATGATACAGAGAAAACCATGTACTTCCAGGCACGATATCAGGACAGTCCGTACAAACCTGCACCTGGAAGACCTCCCTATGCTGAACTTAGTTACAGAGTCTGCGTTGGCCCAGATGTGACCTCTATCCACAAGGTCATGGTTCGTCGATACTTCCCCAAACCCAACAAAGTGCCTGCCAAGGAAATGTTCCGGCACCCAATATGGTCCACCTGGGCTTTACATAAGACTGACATCAACCAGGAAAAGCTTTTAACTTATGCAGAGAATATACGCAAATATGGTTTTAACTGTAGCCACTTAGAACTTGATGATCGTTATACTAGACAATACGGGGAGTTTGAATTTGACACACAGAAGTTCCCAAATGCTTCTGCCATGTTTCAAAAGCTCAAGGCAGATGGCTTCCTGGTATCCCTGTGGACGCATCCCTTTGTGAATTATGATTCTGCTAATTTTGGGCCATGTGTACAGAAAGGGCTGTTCGTGATGGAGCCAACAGGCCAACTTCCTGCATTGGTTAAGTGGTGGAATGGTATCGGTGGAATCCTCGATTTTACCAATCCAGAAGCTCGCAACTGGTTCACGTCCCATCTTCGCTCTTTACGCCACACATATGGCATTTCTTCCTTCAAGTTGGATGCAGGTGAGACAAGCTACTTGCCCTGGCAGTTCAGAACTCGAGTCCACCTCCCTGACCCAAGCACCTTCACTCGCCGCTACACCGAAATGGCCATTCCTTTCAACGAACGAGCTGAACTTCGGTCCGGCTACAGCTCTCAGAATATCTCCTGTTTTTTCCGTCTAATTGACCGGGACTCTGTGTGGGGCTATGAACTTGGCCTCAAGTCCCTGATCCCAACCGTCCTCACCATTAGCATCCTGGGCTACCAGTTTATCTTGCCAGACATGATTGGAGGCAATGCATATGCCAATCGTACTGATGGAAATGGCAAGCTACCAGACCGTGAGCTTTATATTCGGTGGCTGGAGCTGTCTGCTTTCATGCCCTCCATGCAGTTCTCCATTCCTCCATGGGAGTATGATGATGAAGTGGTGGCTATCGCTCAACGGTTCACTGAACTACATGAAACACTGGTGGCTCCCAGGGTCATAGAACTGGCTGGAGAAGTTCTGGACACTGGGGACCCCATAATTCGCCCATTATGGTGGATCGCCACCAGTGATGAAACGGCTTATAGAGTCGACTCACAGTTTTTGATAGGAGATGACTTGATGGTGGCACCAGTACTGGAGCCGGGCAAGCAAGAAAGGGATATCTATTTACCAGCTGGACGCTGGAAAAGTTACAAAGGAGAACGATTTGACAACAAAGAGCCAATACACCTAACAGATTATCCAGTTGATCTTGATGAAATTGCTTACTTTGAATGGGTTCAGTAA
- the LOC122141331 gene encoding uncharacterized protein LOC122141331 yields MGPQLHFSSTYSEEFSYPARVKPTRPRPSSAYRRNNPHPQPDFLMPRMLQTGYGSRKYFQTTTPSTTFLPPVRHMSVQYPDAQTAHGQSMQSSSQRDYKAPVVSSAVCTLPPAACFLKPQPNNFAHATISNTQGKYSETDHIRSAWNQQMEIMPSLKAFKHQGTHHQRSRSKSTTDCSEGNSCFYVVKPYKVGHYIIHPEFVSEAKHY; encoded by the exons ATGGGTCCTCAGCTACACTTCAGCAGCACCTACTCAGAGGAGTTCAGTTACCCGGCTCGGGTCAAACCCACCCGGCCCAGACCGTCCTCTGCATATCGCAGGAACAATCCTCATCCACAACCG GACTTTCTGATGCCAAGAATGCTGCAGACAGGATACGGCTCACGGAAATACTTTCAGACAACTACTCCTTCTACCACTTTTCTACCTCCAGTCAGACACATGTCAGTCCAGTATCCAG ATGCACAAACAGCACATGGACAGTCAATGCAGAGCTCATCACAAAGAGATTACAAAGCACCTGTGGTCTCGTCTGCAGTTTGTACACTGCCACCTGCTGCCTGCTTTCTCAAACCACAACCAAACAACTTTGCTCATGCAACAATCTCAAACACACAAGG GAAATATTCAGAAACAGATCATATCAGATCAGCTTGGAACCAGCAGATGGAGATCATGCCATCTTTAAAAGCCTTCAAACACCAGGGTACCCATCATCAAAGATCGCGCTCAAAATCCACTACTGATTGCAG TGAAGGAAACAGCTGTTTCTATGTGGTGAAGCCATATAAAGTCGGACACTACATCATCCACCCAGAGTTTGTGTCAGAAGCAAAGCACTACTAA